GCCTCGGTCTGGAGCAGGCTTTCGTCGCCATCACGGAGGCCGAGGAGGCCAAGCAGTCATGAACGCCCTGATCAAGCTCGAACTGGCCCGCGTCCTGCGCAACAAGAAGTTCCTGTTCTTCTCGGTGCTCTACCCCTCGTTCATCTACCTGATCTTCTCCAGCAGCTCCGGCTCGAACGCGAAGGTCGACGGCACCGGCCTGACCGTCGCCACCTACCTGATGGTCTCCATGGCCTCCTTCGGCGCCCTGACCGCCGTCCTCATGGGCAACAGCGAGCGCATCGCCAAGGAGCGCGAGAACGGCTGGGTACGGCAGCTGCGGCTGACCCCGCTGCCCGGGCGCGGCTATGTCCTCGCCAAGACCGCCAGCGCCGCCGTGGTGAGCCTGCCGTCGATCATCGTGGTGTTCCTCGTCGCCGCGGTGATCAAGCACGTCCACCTGGACGCCTGGCAGTGGCTCGCCCTCACCGGGGTCATCTGGGCCGGCAGCCTCGTCTTCGCCGCGCTCGGCGTCGCCATCGGCTACCTCGCCTCCGGTGACGCGGTCCGCCCGATCACGATGATCGTCTACTTCGGTCTGTCGATCCTCGGCGGCCTGTGGATGCCGTCCACCACCTTCCCGAAGATCCTCCAGGACATCGCGAAGTGGCTGCCCACGCACGCGTACGCTGCTCTGGGACGGGCGATCGAGCAGAGCCAGGCCCCGAGCACCACGGACGTCGCCATCCTCGCCGTCTACTTCGTCCTCTTCGCGGGCGGCGCGGCCTGGCTGTACCGGAAGGACACGCTGAAGGCGTGAGTGCGATGACGGAAGACCGGACGGCCGACGCCTGGCAGGACACGGCCATGGGCCAGCCGCCCCGCAACCGGCGCGAGCTGAGAGTCAAGCTGCTGTGGATCGGCGTCTGGCTGGTCTTCCTCAGCTCGCCGGTCGAGGACCTCACGAGCGGCCGGCACACCACGGGCGCCACCGTCGCCGGCGCCC
The genomic region above belongs to Streptomyces sp. CG1 and contains:
- a CDS encoding ABC transporter permease, with the protein product MNALIKLELARVLRNKKFLFFSVLYPSFIYLIFSSSSGSNAKVDGTGLTVATYLMVSMASFGALTAVLMGNSERIAKERENGWVRQLRLTPLPGRGYVLAKTASAAVVSLPSIIVVFLVAAVIKHVHLDAWQWLALTGVIWAGSLVFAALGVAIGYLASGDAVRPITMIVYFGLSILGGLWMPSTTFPKILQDIAKWLPTHAYAALGRAIEQSQAPSTTDVAILAVYFVLFAGGAAWLYRKDTLKA